In Nitratireductor thuwali, a genomic segment contains:
- a CDS encoding PfkB family carbohydrate kinase → MARIVTAGVAVIDFLMHLDEMPSRPEKYRARDAAIVGGGGGANSAVAIARLGGEAMLATRLGDDAIGTMILDGLATEGVDCRLVKRFAGRRSSFSSIFIDAAGERQIVNYRDLDMDFGADWLEEAAVPAFDAALADTRWPQGAAALMRLARVRGKPGVIDAEAPVMEAADALGLCSHAAFSAQGLRDFTGKKALDEALGKAAARLDAFVCVTDGGRGTFWLEKGGIAHEPAPKVTVVDTLGAGDVWHGAFALMLGEGKDTRTAIRFANAAASLKCTRFGGREGAPDRAAVERLMAGT, encoded by the coding sequence TTGGCGCGCATTGTCACGGCGGGTGTGGCCGTCATCGATTTCCTCATGCATCTCGACGAAATGCCCTCCCGGCCGGAGAAGTACCGGGCTAGGGACGCGGCGATCGTGGGTGGCGGCGGCGGGGCCAATTCGGCCGTGGCCATTGCCCGGCTGGGCGGCGAGGCGATGCTCGCCACGCGGCTGGGCGATGACGCCATCGGCACGATGATCCTCGACGGGCTGGCGACCGAGGGCGTCGACTGCCGGCTGGTCAAGCGCTTTGCCGGCCGGCGCTCGTCCTTTTCCTCGATCTTCATCGATGCGGCCGGCGAGCGGCAGATCGTCAACTACCGCGATCTCGACATGGATTTCGGGGCGGACTGGCTGGAGGAAGCCGCCGTCCCCGCCTTCGACGCCGCGCTTGCCGACACGCGCTGGCCGCAGGGCGCGGCAGCGCTGATGCGGCTCGCCCGGGTGCGCGGCAAGCCGGGCGTCATCGACGCCGAAGCCCCGGTGATGGAGGCCGCCGACGCGCTCGGCCTGTGCTCCCACGCGGCCTTCTCCGCCCAGGGACTGCGCGACTTCACCGGCAAGAAGGCGCTGGACGAGGCCCTTGGCAAGGCTGCGGCCAGGCTCGACGCCTTCGTCTGCGTCACTGATGGCGGGCGCGGAACGTTCTGGCTCGAGAAGGGCGGCATCGCCCATGAACCCGCGCCGAAGGTGACCGTGGTCGACACGCTGGGCGCCGGCGACGTCTGGCACGGCGCCTTCGCCCTGATGCTTGGCGAAGGCAAGGACACCCGCACCGCCATCCGCTTCGCCAACGCCGCAGCCTCCCTGAAATGCACCCGCTTCGGCGGCCGCGAGGGCGCCCCCGACCGCGCGGCGGTGGAGCGGTTGATGGCGGGCACGTAG
- a CDS encoding Gfo/Idh/MocA family protein — protein sequence MSLKIGWIGCGRHASQMLLPQLGRNDVEIAAVCDLDGEAAGRAARQYGVKDVYADYRELIAHKGLDAIGMAVGPDLHHAAAIEALGRGLPVFLEKPPAATSRGAQEISAASRRAGKAVAVGFMKRYSTGNRIARNVLQKPEFGPVLGITGTYMTAPTYFAGEVDYTGFFLHHCVHYMDLIPWLAGADFAEMALRKVEPAPGHLLFHLNFSCENEAIGTIVMGTVQSRGTPMETIQIMGDHARVEVNNVINVAYYRDPPFKADDRAASLSNEVDTLSWTPNFTAAANEDHKGYNALIADAVAALKGEPSTAPTIEDGVRAMGHLETMIALLD from the coding sequence ATGAGCCTGAAGATCGGCTGGATCGGCTGCGGCCGGCACGCCTCCCAGATGCTCCTGCCGCAGCTTGGCCGCAACGACGTGGAGATCGCCGCCGTCTGCGACCTCGATGGCGAGGCCGCCGGCCGCGCCGCCCGGCAATATGGTGTGAAGGACGTTTATGCCGATTACCGGGAGCTCATCGCCCACAAGGGCCTCGACGCCATCGGCATGGCGGTCGGCCCCGACCTCCACCACGCCGCCGCCATCGAGGCGCTTGGCCGCGGCCTCCCCGTCTTTCTGGAAAAGCCGCCGGCGGCCACCAGCAGGGGCGCGCAGGAGATCAGCGCGGCCTCCAGGCGCGCCGGCAAGGCGGTGGCGGTCGGCTTCATGAAGCGCTATTCCACCGGCAACCGCATCGCCAGGAATGTCCTGCAGAAGCCCGAGTTCGGTCCGGTGCTGGGCATCACCGGCACCTATATGACCGCGCCCACCTATTTCGCCGGCGAAGTCGACTATACCGGGTTCTTCCTGCATCACTGCGTGCATTACATGGACCTTATCCCGTGGCTGGCCGGCGCCGATTTCGCCGAGATGGCCCTGCGCAAGGTGGAGCCCGCGCCCGGGCACCTTCTGTTCCATCTCAATTTTTCCTGCGAGAACGAGGCCATCGGCACCATCGTCATGGGCACGGTACAATCGCGCGGCACCCCCATGGAGACCATCCAGATCATGGGCGACCATGCAAGGGTGGAGGTGAACAACGTCATCAACGTCGCCTATTACCGCGACCCGCCCTTCAAGGCCGACGACCGGGCGGCGAGCCTTTCCAACGAGGTCGACACGCTGTCATGGACGCCCAATTTCACCGCCGCCGCCAATGAGGATCACAAGGGCTACAACGCCCTGATCGCCGATGCCGTGGCGGCGCTGAAGGGCGAACCCAGCACCGCCCCCACCATAGAAGACGGCGTCCGCGCCATGGGCCATCTGGAAACGATGATCGCGCTGCTCGATTGA
- a CDS encoding sugar phosphate isomerase/epimerase family protein translates to MQNPVGIISMQFVRPFTREHFALFARIKSLGFDFVEMLVPEPEDDFDPAEARAALADNGLDVVLAARVNLQRSIASADPSARKGGLDYLAYCVEVADRIGARIIGGPLYGEPLVFAGRAPSPHGEDERKAREERTVEGLSQAAPRARDAGKVLALEPLNRFETDIVSTTRQAVHVVDAVADAGLGIVLDTFHMNMEERSMPDAIRLAGHRLVHFQANENHRGFPGTGHIDWPPIMRALGDISYEGPVSLEPFRRDDDRVGLPIAHWRPPHEDETEKLKAGLAFVRSCLALAEVNQ, encoded by the coding sequence TTGCAGAACCCCGTCGGCATAATTTCCATGCAGTTCGTGCGCCCCTTCACCCGCGAGCACTTTGCGCTGTTCGCCCGCATCAAGTCGCTCGGCTTCGACTTCGTCGAGATGCTGGTGCCCGAGCCGGAGGACGATTTCGACCCGGCCGAGGCCCGCGCCGCGCTCGCGGATAACGGGCTCGACGTCGTGCTGGCCGCCCGCGTCAACCTTCAGCGCTCCATCGCCAGCGCCGACCCTTCGGCCCGCAAGGGCGGGCTCGACTATCTTGCCTATTGCGTGGAGGTGGCCGACAGGATCGGCGCGCGCATCATCGGCGGCCCCCTTTACGGCGAACCGCTCGTCTTTGCCGGCCGCGCCCCGTCCCCGCACGGCGAGGATGAGCGCAAAGCGCGCGAGGAGCGCACCGTGGAAGGCCTGTCGCAGGCCGCTCCCCGTGCTCGCGATGCCGGCAAGGTGCTGGCGCTGGAACCGCTCAACCGTTTCGAGACCGACATCGTCTCGACCACGCGGCAGGCCGTCCACGTAGTCGACGCCGTCGCCGATGCCGGGCTCGGCATCGTGCTCGACACTTTCCACATGAACATGGAGGAGCGTTCCATGCCCGACGCGATCCGCCTTGCCGGCCACCGCCTCGTCCATTTCCAGGCCAACGAGAACCACCGCGGTTTTCCCGGCACCGGCCATATCGACTGGCCGCCGATCATGCGGGCGCTGGGCGACATCTCCTATGAAGGCCCGGTCTCGCTGGAACCTTTCCGCCGCGACGACGACCGGGTGGGCCTGCCGATCGCCCATTGGCGCCCGCCGCACGAGGACGAGACCGAAAAGCTCAAGGCCGGGCTCGCCTTCGTGCGCTCCTGCCTTGCGCTGGCGGAGGTGAACCAATGA
- a CDS encoding carbohydrate ABC transporter permease, with protein MMVGRKSKLRRILTVDLPMLAILAFTLGPYLWMLITSLTQESRLFTDGPSLVGATLENYVRLFRTVGFLENLMHSFIIAGGTVVVGLTLSVTAAYSFSRFSFRGKRVLLLQFLVINMFPIVLLILPLFVLMRKVGILDTHIGLIIANSTIAIPFSVWMMTSYINGIPKSIDEAAMTDGCSRLGALWRVILPLCTPGIVATGIYIFITAWNEYLYALTLGGRNVRPITVAIQTLIGEYQVEWGLLTAGGIVGALPATILFLIVQRRLISGLTQGAVKG; from the coding sequence CTGATGGTCGGCAGGAAGTCGAAGCTGCGCCGCATCCTTACCGTCGACCTGCCGATGCTGGCGATCTTAGCCTTCACGCTCGGCCCCTATCTGTGGATGCTCATCACCTCGCTGACGCAGGAAAGCCGGCTGTTCACCGACGGTCCCTCCCTGGTCGGCGCGACGCTGGAGAACTATGTCCGCCTGTTCCGGACCGTCGGCTTCCTGGAGAACCTGATGCACTCCTTCATCATCGCCGGCGGCACGGTGGTGGTGGGGCTGACGCTCAGCGTGACGGCGGCCTATTCCTTCTCGCGCTTTTCCTTCCGGGGCAAACGGGTGCTGCTTTTGCAGTTCCTCGTCATCAACATGTTCCCCATCGTTCTCCTGATCCTGCCGCTCTTCGTGCTGATGCGCAAAGTCGGCATCCTCGACACCCATATCGGCCTGATCATCGCCAATTCGACCATCGCCATCCCGTTCTCGGTCTGGATGATGACGAGCTATATCAACGGTATTCCCAAATCGATCGACGAGGCGGCCATGACCGATGGCTGCTCGCGGCTAGGCGCGCTGTGGCGGGTGATCCTGCCGCTGTGCACCCCCGGCATCGTGGCCACCGGCATCTACATCTTCATCACCGCTTGGAACGAATATCTCTACGCGCTGACGCTGGGCGGCCGAAACGTGCGGCCCATCACCGTCGCCATCCAGACGCTGATCGGCGAATACCAGGTGGAATGGGGCCTGCTCACGGCCGGCGGCATCGTCGGCGCGCTGCCCGCCACCATCCTGTTTCTCATCGTCCAGCGGCGTCTCATCAGCGGCCTCACCCAGGGCGCGGTGAAGGGCTGA
- a CDS encoding carbohydrate ABC transporter permease, with the protein MTDTPFSVTAAGAPPKGGRASLARRVLPYAMLSPAVLVTLAIVFLPMAQAAWMSLHDYLLWKPSGFAFVGLKNFAAALSDEVFWISLKNTAIWIGLTVPAQMLLGLVTALLLNQKFPWRPVARALIIIPWALPSVVIALMWVWIYDANYGVLNEFLLRMDILKSSIPWLADPDTALYAIILTLTWQGFPFFAVMILAGLQSIPRSYYEAASIDGASAWRQFWHITLPGISGVLVTAVLLRTIWVANSIDVIFVMTGGGPGYATYTLPLYAFVKSRTNLDFGYGSALAVMFTIMLLGFVILYLKRAGKAVN; encoded by the coding sequence ATGACCGACACACCGTTTTCCGTTACAGCAGCCGGGGCTCCTCCCAAGGGCGGCCGGGCCTCGCTCGCCCGCCGCGTGCTGCCCTACGCGATGCTGTCGCCTGCGGTGCTGGTTACGCTCGCCATCGTCTTCCTGCCGATGGCGCAGGCGGCCTGGATGAGCCTGCACGATTATCTCCTGTGGAAGCCGAGCGGCTTCGCCTTTGTCGGGCTCAAGAATTTCGCCGCCGCGCTTTCCGACGAGGTGTTCTGGATATCGCTGAAGAACACCGCCATCTGGATCGGCCTCACCGTGCCGGCCCAAATGCTTCTGGGCCTCGTCACGGCGCTGCTTCTCAACCAGAAATTCCCTTGGCGGCCCGTCGCCCGCGCCCTCATCATCATCCCATGGGCTTTGCCCAGCGTGGTCATCGCCCTGATGTGGGTGTGGATCTACGACGCCAATTACGGCGTGCTCAACGAATTCCTGCTGCGCATGGATATCCTCAAGAGCTCCATCCCCTGGCTTGCCGATCCCGATACCGCACTCTATGCGATCATCCTCACCCTCACCTGGCAGGGCTTCCCCTTCTTTGCGGTGATGATCCTGGCCGGGCTGCAGTCGATCCCCCGCAGCTATTACGAAGCCGCCTCCATCGACGGGGCGAGCGCCTGGCGGCAGTTCTGGCACATCACGCTGCCGGGCATTTCCGGCGTGCTGGTGACGGCGGTTCTGCTGCGCACCATATGGGTCGCCAATTCCATCGATGTCATCTTCGTCATGACCGGCGGCGGACCCGGCTACGCCACCTACACGCTGCCGCTCTACGCCTTCGTCAAATCGCGCACCAACCTGGATTTCGGCTACGGCTCGGCGCTGGCGGTGATGTTCACGATCATGCTGCTCGGCTTCGTGATCCTCTATCTCAAGCGCGCCGGAAAGGCGGTGAACTGA